The Oncorhynchus masou masou isolate Uvic2021 chromosome 6, UVic_Omas_1.1, whole genome shotgun sequence genome has a window encoding:
- the LOC135542783 gene encoding insulin-like growth factor-binding protein 5 — MLISFSLLASLFLSESGCLGSFVPCEPCDQKVMSMCPPVPVGCQLVKEPGCGCCLTCALPEGQSCGVYTGTCMHGLRCLPKSGEEKPLHALLHGRGVCANEKMYKPLHPGTDGYSPEEAMLAEVPESLLPQAKVPLYGGRDHISSRKAQAMRQAKDRKRQQAKLHSVSSLDYSTLALDKLQPEFGPCRRKLDGIIQRMKNTSRVLALSLYLPNCDKKGFFKHKQCKPSRGRKRGICWCVDRFGVQLPGTDYSGVDIQCKDPESNSNKNE; from the exons ATGCTGATTAGTTTTTCACTCCTGGCATCGCTTTTCCTAAGCGAGTCGGGTTGTTTGGGCTCGTTCGTACCGTGCGAACCGTGTGACCAGAAGGTTATGTCGATGTGTCCGCCAGTACCGGTGGGATGCCAGCTGGTGAAGGAGCCTGGCTGTGGTTGCTGCCTGACTTGCGCGCTCCCGGAGGGACAGTCGTGCGGGGTGTACACGGGGACTTGCATGCACGGGCTCCGATGCCTGCCGAAGAGCGGGGAGGAGAAACCGCTGCACGCGCTCCTCCACGGGAGAGGAGTGTGCGCCAACGAGAAGATGTACAAGCCGCTGCATCCAGGCACGG acGGTTATTCTCCAGAGGAAGCTATGTTAGCAGAGGTTCCAGAGTCCCTGCTGCCCCAGGCCAAGGTGCCTCTGTACGGGGGCAGAGACCACATCAGCAGCCGCAAGGCTCAGGCCATGAGACAGGCTAAAGACCGCAAGAGACAGCAGGCCAAGCTCCACTCTGTCAGCAGCCTTGACTACTCAACCCTCGCCCTGGACAAACTGCAGCCTGAGTTT GGACCCTGCAGGAGAAAGCTGGACGGGATCATTCAGAGGATGAAAAACACATCTAGAGTCCTAGCTCTGTCCCTATACCTTCCCAACTGTGACAAGAAGGGATTCTTCAAGCACAAGCAG tgtAAACCATCACGTGGGCGGAAGCGGGGGATCTGTTGGTGTGTGGACCGTTTTGGCGTGCAGCTCCCTGGCACGGACTACAGTGGAGTGGACATCCAGTGCAAAGACCCGGAGAGCAACAGCAACAAAAACGAATGA